The proteins below come from a single Triticum aestivum cultivar Chinese Spring chromosome 5D, IWGSC CS RefSeq v2.1, whole genome shotgun sequence genomic window:
- the LOC123125346 gene encoding uncharacterized protein, whose translation MSKSGEEMAEASAAEQGDPQQLVAIGVGDLKQALKKDDPFDRLTHRDKAFIEAAKIFTVVCAGAINMLNVFATTMSYNHTVKEFKRVHAVVKHVFISLTIAMFPYTICVSGLAHAVAHKTRWINVLALCMLIELCYVGTICTLCGYYLTETSKKVIFPVSSIVTGILLFIYFMMFRRPGPRNCGPKKKTAKKDEKSPGGGA comes from the exons ATGTCCAAGTCGGGCGAAGAAATGGCGGAAGCCTCCGCCGCGGAACAGGGCGACCCGCAGCAGC TTGTCGCGATTGGCGTTGGCGACTTGAAGCAAGCTCTAAAGAAAGATGATCCATTTGACCGATTGACACATCGTGATAAG GCATTCATTGAGGCTGCTAAAATCTTCACCGTGGTGTGTGCTGGTGCTATCAATATGTTGAATGTTTTCGCCACCACCATGTCCTACAATCATACTGTTAAGGAATTCAAAAGGGTGCATGCTGTGGTGAAACACGTTTTCATATCGTTGACTATTGCCATGTTTCCATATACAATATGTGTATCTGGACTTGCTCATGCAGTAGCACACAAGACTAGATGGATCAATGTGCTGGCCCTGTGCATGTTGATCGAATTGTGCTATGTCGGTACAATCTGCACCTTGTGTGGTTACTATCTCACTGAGACGAGTAAGAAGGTCATATTCCCTGTCTCTAGCATTGTAACTGGGATTCTCCTCTTCATCTACTTCATGATGTTCCGGCGTCCG GGTCCGAGGAACTGTGGCCCAAAGAAGAAGACTGCGAAGAAGGATGAAAAG TCTCCGGGGGGTGGTGCCTGA